In Listeria cossartiae subsp. cossartiae, one genomic interval encodes:
- a CDS encoding AI-2E family transporter translates to MKFSRFRDSKLFFWTIEILAVVAILFVLLQMKYIFSPVGIIVSTLFMPILVAGFLFYLFNPLVLFLEKRKVPRLLSVILIFIAFIVLIVLAVMQLGPTLADQVTELAKAIPGYWQDFEKWLQSFSSNPAFQGVDIKEELSKLNISLPKIMSVVVDGVASSFGAIISFVSGFVMILVTVPFIVFYMFKDGHKFVESSGKFFPAGIRSEAKQIIKEMNKTISTYISSQAIDCMFVGLFTFIGYLIIGQPYALLFGFIAGATNIIPYLGPFLGAAPAVIVALFTSPVQALLVIVVVTIVQQIDSNLLSPYIMGKSLSIHPLTIIIILIVAGNLAGIFGMILGVPLYAVVKTIIVNVNRLIKLRRGQLAIDNNLPDPDIPKE, encoded by the coding sequence TTGAAGTTTTCACGTTTTCGAGATAGTAAATTATTTTTTTGGACGATCGAAATATTAGCTGTTGTAGCGATTTTGTTCGTATTATTGCAAATGAAGTACATATTTTCACCAGTAGGCATTATCGTTTCGACACTGTTTATGCCGATTTTAGTAGCAGGATTTTTATTCTATTTATTTAATCCGCTCGTGTTATTTTTGGAAAAAAGAAAAGTACCTCGGCTTTTAAGTGTTATTTTAATTTTCATCGCCTTTATCGTGCTGATCGTATTAGCGGTGATGCAACTTGGACCAACACTTGCAGATCAAGTTACAGAATTAGCCAAAGCTATTCCGGGCTATTGGCAAGATTTCGAGAAATGGTTACAAAGCTTCTCTAGCAACCCAGCGTTCCAAGGGGTGGACATAAAAGAAGAGCTTTCCAAACTAAATATCTCGTTACCAAAAATTATGTCCGTTGTCGTGGATGGTGTTGCTTCTAGTTTTGGAGCGATTATCTCGTTTGTCTCTGGCTTTGTCATGATCCTTGTAACCGTACCTTTTATCGTCTTTTATATGTTTAAAGATGGTCATAAATTTGTGGAATCCTCTGGTAAATTTTTCCCAGCTGGTATTCGTTCTGAAGCAAAACAAATTATTAAAGAAATGAATAAAACAATTTCTACTTACATCAGTTCACAAGCAATTGATTGTATGTTTGTTGGTTTATTTACTTTCATTGGCTATTTAATTATTGGTCAACCGTATGCCCTTCTTTTCGGGTTCATTGCTGGTGCGACGAATATTATCCCTTACCTCGGACCTTTCCTTGGAGCAGCTCCCGCGGTTATCGTGGCGCTATTCACTTCTCCTGTCCAAGCATTACTAGTTATTGTTGTTGTAACGATTGTTCAACAAATCGACTCTAACTTACTTTCTCCATATATTATGGGTAAATCATTATCGATTCACCCACTAACTATTATCATTATCTTAATTGTTGCTGGAAACTTAGCAGGAATTTTCGGAATGATTCTAGGTGTTCCACTTTATGCAGTTGTGAAAACAATTATCGTTAACGTTAATCGTTTAATTAAATTGCGGCGAGGTCAGCTGGCGATTGATAATAATCTTCCTGACCCGGATATACCGAAAGAATAA
- a CDS encoding GntR family transcriptional regulator: MLLAIDLQSDEPIYTQICNQIIEGMAKRELLPGDKLPSVRSLGADIGINFHTVNKAYQILKQEGLIQIHRQKGVVIHPDGIAKADEHYFMKLQTKLRPLIAESVVRGVTEEKWLEVSKAIFDEMHGRRVE, from the coding sequence ATGCTACTCGCGATTGATCTGCAATCAGACGAGCCAATTTATACACAAATATGTAATCAAATCATTGAAGGTATGGCAAAACGGGAACTTTTACCAGGGGATAAATTACCTTCTGTTCGAAGTCTCGGCGCAGATATCGGCATTAATTTTCATACAGTAAATAAAGCGTATCAGATTTTAAAGCAAGAAGGATTGATTCAAATCCACCGTCAAAAAGGTGTCGTTATTCATCCGGACGGGATAGCAAAGGCGGACGAACACTATTTTATGAAATTACAAACGAAATTAAGACCCCTCATCGCTGAATCCGTCGTACGCGGCGTGACCGAAGAGAAGTGGCTCGAAGTAAGCAAGGCAATTTTTGACGAAATGCATGGACGGAGAGTGGAGTAG
- a CDS encoding DUF1648 domain-containing protein — translation MEIIIYIFVSIAIISLQAITPFVIRKSECFGVNVGERANRNAELTRLKKQYVGQVVLWTVFVAIIGIALIQGFHSSENIQAGIFIVSMFGQLIVSFIIYYRFHQTTLQWKKEKIEAGEISTNAIIMVDTSFHRRKMVISYTWFVVPLLIFIITLAITAVFYPVAPAAFPIHFDMNGAVTDTVTKSPRVALLLPMMQLGMIALFIFINFVIARSKQTVENENPTDSLKRNMLFRQISSKAMLIMCTIMVIDFLVMQVVMLLSLPAEWMITATIITVVLILFGTVLLAVKVGQGGSRLKFADQPDGVNKPIRDDDAFWKAGVIYFNRNDPALFVEKRFGIGWTINTARPVAWLSFVIIIAVIILISVLF, via the coding sequence ATGGAAATCATCATTTATATTTTTGTTAGTATTGCAATCATTTCACTGCAAGCAATCACCCCTTTTGTAATAAGGAAATCAGAATGTTTTGGCGTCAATGTTGGTGAACGTGCGAATCGAAATGCAGAATTGACGCGTCTAAAAAAACAATACGTTGGTCAAGTCGTTCTATGGACAGTGTTCGTGGCAATTATTGGTATCGCGCTTATTCAAGGCTTTCATTCTAGTGAAAACATCCAAGCGGGCATCTTTATCGTCTCGATGTTTGGTCAATTAATCGTATCTTTTATCATTTATTATCGCTTCCACCAAACAACTTTGCAGTGGAAAAAAGAGAAAATTGAGGCGGGAGAAATTTCGACAAACGCTATTATTATGGTAGATACGAGTTTTCATCGTAGAAAAATGGTTATCTCCTATACCTGGTTTGTTGTTCCGTTATTAATATTTATTATTACCCTGGCGATTACAGCTGTTTTTTATCCTGTAGCACCAGCAGCTTTTCCGATTCATTTTGATATGAACGGCGCGGTGACGGATACGGTTACCAAATCACCACGAGTGGCATTACTTTTACCAATGATGCAGCTCGGAATGATTGCTTTATTTATCTTTATCAATTTCGTCATTGCCAGAAGTAAACAAACCGTGGAAAACGAAAACCCGACAGATTCGTTAAAAAGGAATATGTTATTTAGACAGATTTCTAGTAAAGCAATGTTAATCATGTGCACGATTATGGTGATTGACTTTCTAGTAATGCAAGTCGTCATGTTACTATCACTTCCAGCTGAATGGATGATTACTGCGACGATTATTACGGTCGTTTTAATTCTGTTTGGTACTGTGTTACTTGCTGTTAAAGTAGGGCAGGGCGGTAGTAGACTAAAATTTGCGGATCAACCTGATGGTGTAAATAAACCAATTCGCGACGATGATGCGTTTTGGAAAGCGGGGGTCATTTATTTTAACCGAAACGACCCAGCTTTGTTTGTAGAAAAACGTTTTGGGATTGGTTGGACGATTAATACAGCTCGTCCGGTTGCTTGGTTATCTTTTGTCATTATTATTGCGGTCATTATTTTAATTAGTGTCTTGTTTTAA
- a CDS encoding GyrI-like domain-containing protein, translated as MAIRLKRLEEWEGFTGIALVREGLKTEALHTEIRKTFQEMLQLAQDVDDFSKQETFYGISVHNIEDGITHYSVIPVEQKYPNLKEPLEWIEVPAHTYFVAEHIPDTDIIESYEEIARAIQEKNYKPYITANNPVFDPLPFKLELYTKNEDAKANIEIRIPVVKELHM; from the coding sequence ATGGCGATTAGATTGAAGCGGCTAGAGGAATGGGAAGGATTCACTGGTATTGCGCTCGTCCGAGAAGGTCTTAAAACAGAAGCACTCCATACAGAAATTAGAAAAACCTTCCAAGAAATGCTCCAACTTGCGCAAGACGTGGATGATTTTTCCAAGCAAGAAACATTTTATGGGATTTCTGTTCATAATATAGAAGATGGGATAACGCATTATTCGGTTATTCCGGTAGAACAAAAGTATCCAAATTTAAAAGAACCGCTCGAATGGATTGAAGTGCCAGCGCATACTTATTTTGTTGCTGAGCATATCCCTGACACAGACATAATCGAAAGCTATGAAGAAATTGCCAGAGCGATTCAAGAAAAAAACTACAAACCATACATTACAGCGAATAATCCTGTATTTGACCCATTACCATTTAAATTGGAACTATATACGAAAAATGAGGACGCGAAGGCAAATATCGAAATTAGAATTCCTGTCGTGAAAGAACTTCATATGTAA
- a CDS encoding formate/nitrite transporter family protein, with protein MGYYSPQEVTEITIEKGTQKANSSTLTLVLLGFLGGAFISLGYLLYIRAVGTMPHEWGSFATLIGASLFPVGLVCILLGGGELITGNMMAVAIAWYDKKISFQQLLRNWAIVSVMNLVGAFFVAYFFGHFVGLTEGDFLPKTLATAGAKINDPFWVAFVSGIGCNWFVGIAVWLCYAAKDFAGKILGIWFPVMAFVAIGFQHVVANMFIIPAAIFAGYYSWADFIWNVIPVYLGNVVGGAVFVSLFYFLAYKKNAPKKVKEEIHQPIEEN; from the coding sequence GTGGGATATTACAGCCCGCAGGAAGTAACAGAGATTACGATTGAGAAAGGGACCCAAAAAGCAAATTCCAGTACATTAACGCTCGTTTTACTAGGATTTTTGGGTGGGGCTTTTATATCGCTTGGTTACTTATTATACATACGTGCAGTAGGAACTATGCCTCACGAATGGGGAAGTTTTGCAACGCTGATTGGCGCGAGTCTTTTTCCAGTTGGACTTGTTTGTATTTTGCTAGGTGGAGGCGAATTAATCACTGGCAACATGATGGCCGTAGCGATTGCTTGGTATGACAAAAAAATTTCCTTCCAACAACTACTTAGAAACTGGGCGATTGTATCCGTGATGAACTTAGTCGGCGCCTTTTTCGTCGCTTATTTCTTTGGACATTTCGTCGGCTTAACAGAAGGCGATTTCTTACCGAAAACCCTTGCCACAGCTGGTGCAAAAATTAACGATCCTTTCTGGGTTGCTTTTGTTTCCGGTATTGGTTGTAACTGGTTTGTAGGTATTGCTGTTTGGCTTTGTTACGCGGCCAAAGACTTCGCTGGGAAAATTCTCGGTATTTGGTTCCCGGTCATGGCATTTGTCGCTATCGGATTCCAGCACGTTGTCGCCAACATGTTTATTATTCCAGCCGCGATTTTCGCTGGTTACTATTCATGGGCAGATTTCATTTGGAACGTCATCCCCGTTTATTTAGGAAATGTCGTTGGTGGAGCAGTATTCGTCAGCCTATTCTACTTCCTTGCCTATAAGAAAAACGCACCGAAAAAAGTAAAAGAAGAAATTCATCAACCAATTGAAGAAAATTAA
- a CDS encoding NAD-dependent succinate-semialdehyde dehydrogenase, translating into MSIKETALPKVQTKLFINGKWIDGDNKETKDIVNPATGDVIAKIAQAGPAETKQAIKAAKDAFPDWAKMELADRVKLLHKIADLMEEKADTLAKIMTLEQGKPLKESKGEVLVGAENFRFAAEEARRLYGETIPAPNNHAFIVKKQPIGVVAAITPWNFPGGMVTRKLAPALATGNTIVLKPSGDTPLSALAIFEIFEEAGLPKGVANIVMGSSKEIGETLTDSDDVRKLTFTGSTKVGQTLFKQSADTLKKISLELGGHAPFIVFDDANLDAAVNDLVAAKFRNNGQVCVSPNRIFVAKEIKEKFTKALVAKVEQLKVGNGLDDVNVGPLIREDAIDKIDKQLKDATDKGAQVLTGGGRLTGSDYDKGNFYKPTVLDNVTRKMDIFYEETFGPVIPLITFETEDEAIEMANDSEFGLASYFYTKDLARVEKVGAALEYGMVGANEIAISNPETPFGGVKHSGFGRENGHYGMEEYIQVKFINLKYRD; encoded by the coding sequence TTGAGTATTAAAGAAACAGCATTACCAAAAGTTCAAACAAAATTATTTATAAATGGAAAATGGATAGATGGAGATAATAAGGAAACGAAAGATATCGTCAACCCAGCAACCGGCGACGTTATCGCAAAAATCGCTCAAGCAGGACCAGCTGAAACAAAACAAGCGATTAAAGCCGCCAAAGATGCCTTTCCAGATTGGGCAAAAATGGAACTTGCAGACCGCGTCAAATTATTACACAAAATTGCGGACTTAATGGAAGAAAAAGCAGATACGCTGGCAAAAATTATGACGCTTGAACAAGGTAAACCACTAAAAGAATCTAAAGGAGAAGTCCTAGTTGGTGCAGAAAACTTCCGATTTGCCGCAGAAGAAGCAAGACGATTATATGGTGAAACGATTCCGGCTCCAAATAATCATGCCTTTATCGTCAAAAAACAACCAATTGGCGTAGTCGCTGCGATTACCCCATGGAATTTCCCGGGAGGTATGGTGACACGGAAACTCGCTCCGGCACTGGCAACAGGTAATACTATCGTGCTAAAACCATCCGGCGATACACCACTTTCGGCGCTCGCCATCTTTGAAATTTTTGAAGAAGCAGGCTTGCCAAAAGGTGTTGCAAATATCGTTATGGGTAGCTCGAAAGAAATCGGTGAAACGTTGACAGATAGCGATGATGTCCGCAAATTAACTTTCACAGGTTCTACCAAAGTCGGTCAAACACTATTTAAACAATCCGCCGACACATTGAAGAAAATTTCGCTTGAACTTGGTGGACATGCGCCGTTTATCGTATTTGACGATGCCAACCTTGATGCAGCCGTTAATGATTTAGTCGCAGCTAAATTCCGCAACAACGGTCAAGTTTGCGTATCTCCAAACCGAATTTTCGTCGCCAAAGAAATCAAAGAAAAATTCACGAAAGCATTAGTTGCAAAAGTAGAGCAATTAAAAGTCGGCAACGGTTTAGACGATGTGAATGTCGGTCCACTTATCCGCGAAGATGCGATTGATAAAATCGACAAACAACTGAAAGACGCCACTGACAAAGGCGCGCAAGTCCTTACCGGTGGCGGTCGCTTAACCGGCTCAGACTATGACAAAGGTAACTTCTACAAACCAACCGTCTTAGATAACGTCACTCGTAAAATGGACATTTTCTATGAAGAAACATTCGGGCCAGTCATTCCGCTCATCACTTTTGAAACAGAAGATGAAGCAATTGAAATGGCGAATGACAGCGAATTTGGTCTCGCATCTTACTTCTATACAAAAGATTTAGCGCGCGTCGAAAAAGTTGGCGCAGCACTAGAATACGGAATGGTCGGCGCAAACGAGATTGCGATTTCCAACCCAGAAACCCCATTCGGCGGCGTCAAACATTCTGGCTTTGGTCGCGAAAATGGCCATTACGGAATGGAAGAATACATCCAAGTGAAATTCATCAATTTAAAATATCGTGATTAA
- a CDS encoding PTS lactose transporter subunit IIB produces the protein MKNILLICGSGASSGFMAAAIRKAAKKRGEQVTVKAASESQIDERINEIDYLLIGPHLAYMLDDLKQKVADKDVLVSIIPQATYGTLNGEKALDLILNMEG, from the coding sequence ATGAAAAACATTTTACTTATTTGTGGATCAGGGGCTTCAAGTGGTTTTATGGCAGCAGCAATTAGAAAAGCAGCAAAAAAACGCGGGGAACAAGTAACCGTAAAAGCAGCGAGTGAGTCGCAAATTGATGAAAGAATAAATGAAATTGATTACTTATTAATCGGGCCACATTTGGCTTATATGTTAGATGATTTAAAACAAAAAGTTGCCGATAAAGATGTTTTAGTATCAATTATTCCGCAAGCAACATACGGCACGCTTAACGGCGAAAAAGCACTTGATCTCATTTTAAATATGGAGGGATAA